AGCCATTGGCGCAGACGCAGACTGCGCGTCTTGTTGCGCTCGGCCAGTTCGTCCTTGAACGGGCCTTTGGTCACGGCGAACCGGGCGTGGTACTGGAATCGCGCCCACTGCGGCTGTTGCTCGACCCAGTCGACATAGCTGAAGACGAGCGCCTGCACGCCTTCTTCAGTGGTAGCGGCCACGTCCAGATACGCATCACGCAAACGCGCCTGATCCTCCAGCGCAGTGAAAAAAAGCGCCGCGACCAGCCCTTCCTTGTTGCCGAAATGGTGATAGATCGCGCCGACGCTGGTGTCGCATTCGGCGCGAATCATCTCGATGGTGGTCGCCTCGATCCCCTGTTCGTTGAACAGGCTCAAGGCCTTGCGAAAAATATCGCGTTTGAGTTCGGCGCGGCGACCGGGGTAGCTGCGTTCCAGTAGATCGGCGGTATCCATGCTGCTTGAGGTCCGAAAACGGGTTTGAAGAAGGCGTTAAGTGCCCGTGAGCAAATCGCGCCTAGGTTGACAGATTTGCCGCGAACAGAATACCGTTCCGTTACAGAACATTATTCTGTAACAGAACATCATTCTGCAAAACCACCCAGTGAGGCTTCCCATGAGTCAATCTCTCAGCATGTTCAACAGCGTCGGCCCGGACGCTTTCAGCAAGATGGCCTGCCAGTTCGCCCCCTACTTCAGCAGCATCAATCCGCTGATCAGCGAATTGCGCCCGAATGCCGCCACGGTGCAGGTGCCGTTTCGCAAGGAAATCACCAATCACCTCGGCACGGTGCATGCGATCGCCATGTGCAACGCGGCGGAACTGGCCGGTGGGATGATGACCGACGTATCGATCCCGGCCGGGGCACGCTGGATTCCCAAAGGAATGACCGTGGAATACCTGGCCAAGGCGAAAACCGACGTCACCGCCGTGGCCAGCGCCGAAGGTGTGGATTGGCAAAGCGATGGCGACAAGGTGGTCAACGTCGACATTCACGATGCCGAGGGCAAAAAGGTCTTTACCGCGCGGATCACCATGAACGTCAAGCTCGGTTGAGATTGCAGGCACAAAAAAGCCCTTGCTACGGAACGCGCAGCAAGGGCTTTTTATTGGCCGGGTCAGTGCAGGGTCAGGCGCTGGCGGACAAATTCCTCTACGTGGCGACTGGTCTGGTCCAGATGCCGGTCGCGTTGTTTTTCCGCATCGAGCATCGCGCGCTTGCCGTTCTTTTGCAGCAAGTAGGTATGAATCTGCTGCACTTCCAGTGAGCGGTAGATCGGCGTGGTGTCAATGAACCCACGCAAACCGTTGCTGCGGTAATGCCGCGTGCTCATCAGCACCTGCGTCTCGCGCTGGCCGATCACTTCAAAACCCAACGCCTCGAAGTACGGCACCTTGCCGATGCTGCAGGCCAGTTCCGCATGCGGATAGCGCCCGACCATGTCCGCGAGCAAC
This genomic interval from Pseudomonas koreensis contains the following:
- a CDS encoding TetR/AcrR family transcriptional regulator, which translates into the protein MDTADLLERSYPGRRAELKRDIFRKALSLFNEQGIEATTIEMIRAECDTSVGAIYHHFGNKEGLVAALFFTALEDQARLRDAYLDVAATTEEGVQALVFSYVDWVEQQPQWARFQYHARFAVTKGPFKDELAERNKTRSLRLRQWLAESGRAGELQDLPAELLPSLIIGQADSYCRAWLAGRVKGSPKAYREMLAQAAWRSIRAES
- a CDS encoding hotdog fold domain-containing protein, translating into MSQSLSMFNSVGPDAFSKMACQFAPYFSSINPLISELRPNAATVQVPFRKEITNHLGTVHAIAMCNAAELAGGMMTDVSIPAGARWIPKGMTVEYLAKAKTDVTAVASAEGVDWQSDGDKVVNVDIHDAEGKKVFTARITMNVKLG